One Gimesia aquarii DNA segment encodes these proteins:
- a CDS encoding metallophosphoesterase family protein encodes MKLKTVLFELLLLLLISSSTSAQNRPEPDSQSSTGVTFYVMGDVPYKPHEDARLPQQIAAIPKDAEFVVHLGDIKGGSAPCDEAVYNKVFGMLSKSVVPVFIIPGDNEWNDCTHPEQAWKLWEKYFMRFDRRWQHSLPVFRQLKREENFSFVKSNVLFIGLNIVGGRVHDPKEWKQRHVDNLDWVRRNLRRFGADVNSLVIFGHAKPIAVHNDFFCPFSKEANDFKKPILYIHGDGHVWIYDRPFKAKNILRVEVDQGGIAPPLKITVTDDKTNPFQFDRRNGKPLK; translated from the coding sequence ATGAAACTGAAGACCGTACTATTCGAATTGTTGTTACTGCTACTGATCAGTTCGTCTACCAGCGCTCAAAATCGACCAGAGCCCGACTCTCAATCCAGCACAGGAGTCACCTTTTATGTGATGGGCGATGTACCCTACAAACCACATGAAGATGCGCGGCTTCCACAACAGATTGCTGCCATTCCGAAAGATGCCGAGTTTGTGGTTCACCTGGGTGACATTAAAGGGGGGAGTGCTCCTTGTGACGAAGCCGTTTATAACAAAGTGTTTGGCATGCTAAGCAAGTCTGTTGTGCCGGTATTTATCATTCCCGGGGATAATGAGTGGAATGACTGCACACATCCGGAGCAGGCCTGGAAGCTTTGGGAAAAATACTTTATGCGATTTGATCGTCGCTGGCAGCATTCCCTGCCTGTCTTCCGACAATTGAAACGCGAAGAGAACTTTTCATTTGTGAAAAGCAACGTTCTGTTTATCGGACTGAATATCGTTGGTGGCCGCGTTCACGATCCAAAAGAGTGGAAACAACGGCATGTAGACAACCTCGACTGGGTCCGTCGCAACCTGCGTCGCTTCGGGGCGGATGTGAACAGTCTGGTTATTTTTGGACATGCCAAACCGATTGCAGTTCATAACGATTTTTTTTGCCCTTTCAGTAAAGAGGCGAACGATTTCAAAAAGCCGATTCTCTACATTCACGGCGACGGACATGTTTGGATCTACGATCGCCCCTTTAAAGCGAAGAACATTTTGCGAGTCGAAGTTGACCAGGGTGGTATTGCTCCACCTCTCAAGATCACTGTTACCGATGACAAAACAAACCCATTCCAATTTGATCGACGCAACGGCAAGCCGTTGAAATAA
- a CDS encoding anthrax toxin lethal factor-related metalloendopeptidase, with the protein MVNRRGKWKLLNVRIVLLLLFSVAISLSSRLQAEEPPQFYDPVEKQIEGWTVAVDPLLFSQEHADTGKRALEALANHLQRVKYIVPEERVTDLQKLRIWVEWNNKKLNTMAYHPSKAWLIAHGHDPRLAKHIHISSVQKLLDRKMWAKHPYCVLHELAHAYHDQVLSFDHADIVATYNAAKEKGIYEKVLVHTGKEARHYGLNNHKEYFAESTEAYFGVNDFYPFVRAELKAHDPAMYALMVKLWGPIP; encoded by the coding sequence ATGGTAAATCGTCGAGGGAAATGGAAATTGCTCAACGTGCGGATTGTTTTATTGCTACTTTTCAGTGTAGCGATATCGCTTTCCAGTCGGTTACAAGCCGAAGAGCCTCCTCAATTTTACGATCCCGTTGAAAAACAAATCGAGGGTTGGACTGTGGCCGTCGATCCTTTGCTGTTTTCCCAAGAACATGCTGACACAGGTAAGCGTGCATTAGAGGCCTTGGCGAACCACTTGCAACGCGTGAAGTATATTGTTCCGGAAGAACGCGTCACAGATTTGCAAAAATTGCGGATCTGGGTCGAGTGGAATAACAAAAAACTGAACACGATGGCTTATCATCCGAGCAAAGCCTGGTTGATCGCACATGGTCACGATCCACGTCTCGCCAAACACATTCATATCTCCTCTGTTCAAAAACTGCTGGATCGAAAGATGTGGGCCAAGCACCCTTACTGTGTCTTGCACGAGTTGGCGCACGCGTATCACGATCAGGTCTTAAGTTTCGATCATGCTGATATCGTGGCCACGTACAATGCAGCCAAAGAAAAAGGGATCTATGAGAAAGTATTAGTACACACTGGTAAAGAAGCCCGGCACTACGGTTTAAACAACCACAAAGAATACTTTGCAGAGTCGACCGAGGCGTATTTTGGCGTCAACGATTTCTACCCGTTTGTACGCGCAGAACTCAAAGCCCACGATCCGGCGATGTATGCGTTGATGGTCAAGCTTTGGGGGCCGATTCCTTGA
- a CDS encoding DUF1559 domain-containing protein has translation MNRKAFTLIELLVVIAIIAILIALLLPAVQQAREAARRSACKNNMKQIGLAMHNYHDAFTTFPIGSQYNMWQANWRSSILPYIDQSPLYNQLTQTPADGRGYNTTNTWTGGGGYGTGPGSNEALDKAFVNVYKCPSSPLDSFYVGTVGGRHPTPSGSQVGMTMDYVGIGGAFSETIAPFDAASNTRAQVNTFYGTMAQNGMLQIGNVMRIRDCTDGTSNTIIVGEDSGSIAGDDRRKNLSGGWSGFRFPGTSGGNGYGGGGIVTIRYASNPKTAPAYTGAGFNNGPLTSYHVGGVHVLLADGAVRFISDNLNFTTLLSLGTLNDGLVVGEF, from the coding sequence ATGAATCGTAAAGCATTCACATTGATAGAATTGCTGGTTGTGATAGCGATCATAGCCATACTCATCGCATTACTGCTTCCCGCCGTTCAACAAGCACGTGAAGCTGCACGACGGAGTGCCTGCAAGAACAACATGAAACAAATCGGTTTGGCAATGCATAATTACCATGATGCATTTACGACATTCCCGATAGGTTCTCAATACAATATGTGGCAAGCGAACTGGAGATCATCCATCCTGCCATACATCGACCAGTCTCCCCTTTACAATCAACTGACTCAGACACCTGCCGATGGTCGCGGCTATAACACAACGAATACCTGGACGGGCGGCGGTGGATATGGTACCGGACCGGGATCCAATGAAGCGTTAGATAAAGCATTCGTGAATGTGTATAAATGCCCTTCCAGTCCATTAGATTCTTTTTATGTGGGAACGGTAGGAGGTCGGCATCCAACTCCAAGCGGCTCGCAAGTCGGAATGACAATGGACTACGTCGGCATCGGGGGGGCGTTTAGCGAGACCATTGCTCCTTTTGATGCGGCCAGTAATACCAGGGCTCAAGTGAATACGTTTTATGGAACGATGGCTCAGAATGGTATGTTACAAATTGGAAACGTCATGCGGATACGAGACTGTACCGATGGAACATCAAACACAATCATCGTAGGCGAAGACTCTGGCTCAATTGCAGGAGACGACCGCCGTAAGAATCTATCCGGTGGTTGGTCCGGCTTCAGATTTCCAGGCACTTCCGGGGGCAATGGTTATGGAGGTGGGGGAATCGTTACGATTCGCTATGCCTCGAATCCCAAAACTGCACCTGCCTATACGGGCGCAGGATTTAATAACGGTCCTCTAACGTCATATCACGTAGGAGGCGTGCATGTGCTGCTGGCTGATGGAGCGGTGCGATTCATTTCGGATAACCTCAATTTCACGACCCTACTCTCATTGGGCACATTGAATGACGGACTGGTTGTCGGTGAGTTCTAA
- a CDS encoding HpcH/HpaI aldolase family protein, producing MHVKRLKDKLIKGETVYGSLFQHAVVPAMVESIPDNSLDFVIVTPEHTTLDLAEFLPLRYALKSKGIVCLARTHSRDPADVARVCDTFDGVVVPYVEEYEQAQQLAAAAVYRPLKGIVLDRVLETGKWPSKKTEDYIEKRNEETLFIPMIESVPAIENLEKICSIPGVHAVFVGPGDLTANMGIPREYDHPELIAAIQKVIDTADKQHVAAGCWFGTTKQALRTMRQGARLVVYANDGLMLQHAMQSAFTELRKG from the coding sequence ATGCATGTTAAAAGGCTGAAGGATAAACTGATCAAAGGCGAAACCGTGTATGGTTCGTTGTTCCAGCATGCGGTGGTGCCGGCGATGGTGGAGTCGATTCCTGATAACTCGCTCGATTTTGTGATCGTCACCCCCGAACATACGACCCTGGATCTGGCGGAGTTTCTGCCACTACGGTATGCCCTGAAGTCGAAGGGCATTGTTTGTCTGGCACGCACACATAGTCGTGACCCTGCGGATGTGGCCCGCGTTTGTGACACCTTTGATGGGGTGGTAGTGCCTTATGTGGAGGAATACGAACAGGCCCAGCAACTGGCGGCGGCCGCCGTGTATCGGCCGTTGAAAGGGATTGTGCTGGATCGGGTGTTGGAGACCGGCAAATGGCCCAGCAAAAAAACAGAAGACTATATTGAAAAACGGAACGAAGAGACCCTGTTTATTCCGATGATCGAATCGGTGCCCGCGATTGAGAACCTGGAAAAGATCTGTTCGATTCCGGGAGTCCATGCCGTGTTTGTAGGGCCAGGCGACTTGACGGCCAATATGGGAATCCCCCGCGAATACGATCACCCGGAATTGATCGCCGCGATTCAAAAGGTGATCGACACGGCTGACAAGCAGCATGTCGCCGCAGGCTGCTGGTTCGGCACGACCAAGCAGGCACTCCGCACCATGCGGCAGGGTGCCCGGCTCGTCGTGTATGCCAACGACGGGTTGATGCTGCAGCACGCGATGCAGAGCGCGTTCACTGAACTTCGTAAGGGATAA
- a CDS encoding alpha/beta hydrolase → MNAESKSLLKRVLPWLVPLPRGIFDKPQTGKQILVYYLCRIFAFYILLLILLMVVQRWLIYQPTRVSTLSVDQAGAPFGVVHDISTQTDDGLDLKGWHFLAGQVGCTDRAACDIELAKGRPVVILLHGNGGNRLHRTETCRLLASLNMHVFAFDYRGYAENPGSPSQTGLLNDARAFWKYAVRDRKIDPQRIILMGESLGGGVATLLASELCQKKTPPAGLILRSTFSSMVDAASHHYPWVPVSWLLWDQYPSLKVIPEIQCPLLMIHGTADHIVPYALGEKLFEAALPTSSTGIPKRMVTIQQGTHNGLIYEARGILTTTYDQFAKQVIPLPAIE, encoded by the coding sequence ATGAATGCGGAATCCAAATCACTACTAAAACGAGTGTTGCCGTGGCTGGTTCCTCTTCCGCGCGGGATATTTGACAAACCTCAAACGGGAAAACAGATTCTGGTTTATTACCTTTGTCGAATATTCGCATTCTATATTCTACTGCTGATTCTGCTAATGGTGGTTCAACGCTGGCTTATCTATCAACCCACGCGCGTTTCTACTTTGTCTGTAGATCAAGCCGGCGCACCGTTTGGAGTGGTACATGACATTTCTACACAAACCGACGATGGTCTGGATCTAAAGGGCTGGCATTTTCTTGCTGGTCAGGTTGGCTGTACTGACCGCGCTGCCTGTGATATTGAACTTGCCAAAGGACGGCCTGTTGTGATTCTCTTACATGGTAACGGGGGAAATCGTCTGCACCGCACTGAAACCTGTCGGTTGTTGGCCAGCCTGAATATGCATGTCTTCGCCTTCGATTATCGAGGCTATGCCGAAAACCCGGGTAGCCCCAGTCAAACAGGTTTACTCAACGATGCCCGCGCTTTCTGGAAATATGCTGTCAGAGATCGCAAAATTGATCCACAGCGAATTATTCTTATGGGTGAATCGCTGGGCGGAGGTGTGGCGACATTACTCGCCAGCGAACTCTGCCAGAAAAAAACACCTCCCGCGGGTTTGATTCTGCGATCTACATTCAGTTCGATGGTCGATGCCGCCTCACATCATTATCCGTGGGTCCCGGTCTCCTGGCTCTTGTGGGATCAATACCCCAGCCTGAAAGTCATACCGGAAATTCAATGCCCACTGCTGATGATTCACGGGACGGCAGATCACATCGTTCCCTACGCCCTGGGGGAAAAATTATTTGAGGCTGCGTTGCCCACGTCGTCTACTGGCATTCCGAAACGCATGGTGACCATTCAACAGGGAACGCATAATGGCCTGATTTACGAGGCACGAGGAATTTTGACTACCACCTATGATCAGTTCGCCAAACAGGTCATTCCGTTACCTGCCATTGAGTGA
- the clcA gene encoding H(+)/Cl(-) exchange transporter ClcA, with the protein MDESELSRRSELRNAMWVYLLALIIGLGVGTVGSAFHYTVQKTTKIFNVIGSVFSDNGTLAIVIAAVVGAVMVGTAAELVRRYAPEAAGSGIQEIEGIMSGLRPLRWRSLLPIKFIGGILSMGAGLVLGREGPTIHLGGCIGQIVGEKARSNEATMNTLLAAGATAGLSVAFSAPLGAILFMIEEMRRRFNYNFVSLHAVILASITANTVNDQVFGTLPQLPVQLQTWLPRFPPPGNLLISLPFYLTLGALIGVLGGGFNTVLLKCLRISDGLSRRTMLMIVCSVGAVVGVLMLIAPEFAGGGEALVKELFDKSPMLSFLLALLVVRAALTFLSYSMGVPGGIFAPMLALGALIGTSFGYLAQDLMPHANIHPGSCAIAAMGALFAATVRAPLTGIVLVAEMTASFNLLPAMIVTCMTASVVAQSIGSRPVYDLLLERTLKGSNL; encoded by the coding sequence ATGGATGAATCGGAGCTGAGTCGGCGGTCAGAACTTCGAAATGCGATGTGGGTTTACCTGTTGGCGCTGATCATTGGTCTGGGCGTGGGAACGGTGGGGTCGGCGTTTCATTACACGGTGCAAAAAACGACTAAGATATTTAACGTGATCGGTTCCGTGTTCTCCGATAATGGAACGCTGGCAATTGTCATCGCCGCGGTTGTCGGGGCTGTGATGGTGGGAACCGCGGCTGAATTAGTCCGACGATATGCACCGGAAGCAGCGGGGAGCGGTATCCAGGAGATCGAGGGCATTATGTCAGGGCTGCGGCCGCTGCGTTGGCGCAGTCTACTCCCCATTAAGTTTATTGGCGGTATCCTGTCGATGGGCGCGGGGCTGGTTCTGGGGCGTGAAGGGCCAACCATTCATTTGGGCGGCTGTATCGGCCAGATCGTGGGTGAAAAAGCGCGATCGAATGAGGCCACAATGAATACGCTGCTAGCAGCGGGGGCCACCGCGGGATTAAGCGTCGCCTTCAGTGCACCGCTCGGGGCGATTTTGTTTATGATCGAAGAGATGCGGCGGCGGTTCAATTACAACTTCGTTTCTCTGCACGCGGTGATTCTAGCCAGTATTACTGCGAATACTGTGAACGATCAGGTATTCGGAACTCTGCCTCAATTGCCAGTTCAGCTCCAAACCTGGCTACCGAGGTTTCCTCCGCCGGGGAATCTGCTGATTTCTTTACCCTTTTATCTGACGCTGGGAGCACTGATTGGTGTTCTGGGTGGTGGTTTCAACACTGTGTTGCTTAAGTGCCTGCGCATTTCTGACGGACTGAGTCGACGCACGATGTTGATGATTGTGTGTTCGGTTGGTGCTGTCGTCGGAGTGCTAATGCTGATCGCACCGGAATTTGCGGGAGGCGGGGAAGCCCTGGTGAAAGAACTATTCGACAAATCTCCCATGCTTAGTTTCCTGTTGGCTTTGCTCGTTGTGCGTGCGGCGTTGACGTTTTTGAGCTATTCGATGGGAGTCCCGGGAGGCATTTTTGCACCCATGCTGGCATTGGGCGCCTTGATTGGAACCAGCTTCGGTTATCTGGCTCAAGACTTGATGCCCCATGCAAATATTCATCCTGGGAGTTGCGCCATTGCCGCTATGGGGGCCTTGTTCGCAGCGACGGTACGGGCACCATTAACGGGTATTGTATTGGTGGCAGAAATGACGGCCAGTTTCAATTTACTGCCGGCAATGATTGTTACCTGCATGACGGCGAGCGTTGTTGCCCAGTCAATCGGCAGCAGGCCCGTTTACGACCTGCTCCTTGAAAGGACTTTGAAAGGCAGCAACTTATAG
- a CDS encoding carbon storage regulator, translated as MFVISRKTNESVFINELEVTVGWIRFNKVQLIIGFDDEIAPLEDILYESTKMEIGDEISIIAVHITKDKVRLGIDAPRGTRIDRSKGPES; from the coding sequence ATGTTCGTCATTTCCAGAAAAACGAATGAATCGGTTTTCATTAATGAACTCGAAGTTACGGTCGGCTGGATTCGATTTAATAAAGTACAACTCATCATTGGCTTTGATGATGAAATCGCACCACTGGAAGACATTTTGTATGAGAGTACGAAAATGGAAATTGGCGATGAGATCTCAATCATCGCAGTTCACATCACCAAAGACAAAGTTCGTCTTGGGATTGACGCACCAAGGGGAACGCGCATTGATCGCAGTAAAGGCCCTGAGTCATAG
- a CDS encoding DegT/DnrJ/EryC1/StrS family aminotransferase produces the protein MWIRLRLDIGWRDLCYGFFGSFAPGKRETVQEKLEDLWSEGQNDALACLSVRSGFDLLLQALALPERSEVLFSAITIRDMPRIAKAHNLVAVPVDVCGSDYHIDIDSLQQAVTSKSRILVIAHLFGARPDMQEVLNFAHEHNLFVVEDCAEAWCEPDWRGNEQADASLFSFGTIKTATALGGALCRIKDLTILTRMRDIQSQEPVYPARKLALDCFKVAFLKIISMRILFGAIVKIGKRFRKNVNDILGGMTRGFSDDSLLPQLRQQPTTGTLRLLKRRLETYDSQRIARRIKHAQLIVAKLGLENLQPELLNNQHSFWLFPYITDRPEALINFLRKHSFDTTQRGRLEIVSPPPDHPELNSPTATELLKQTVFLPCYTEIPGAAINRMCALILDFTTDSS, from the coding sequence ATGTGGATACGCTTAAGACTTGATATTGGCTGGCGAGATTTATGCTATGGCTTCTTCGGCTCGTTCGCACCTGGAAAAAGAGAAACAGTACAAGAGAAGTTAGAAGATCTCTGGTCGGAAGGCCAAAACGATGCCTTGGCATGTCTCTCAGTTCGGAGCGGATTCGACCTGCTGCTACAGGCGCTCGCGCTACCTGAGAGATCGGAGGTTCTCTTCTCTGCTATCACGATTCGAGACATGCCACGCATTGCGAAAGCTCATAACCTTGTCGCTGTACCAGTCGATGTCTGCGGCAGTGACTATCACATTGACATAGATTCTCTCCAGCAAGCGGTTACTTCCAAGTCGCGGATTCTAGTAATCGCTCATCTGTTTGGTGCGCGTCCCGACATGCAGGAAGTGCTGAACTTTGCTCATGAGCACAATTTGTTTGTAGTTGAAGACTGCGCAGAAGCCTGGTGTGAACCAGATTGGCGGGGCAACGAACAGGCAGACGCCAGCCTGTTCAGCTTCGGAACCATTAAAACAGCCACAGCATTAGGAGGCGCGCTCTGCCGCATAAAAGACTTAACAATTCTGACGCGGATGCGCGACATTCAGAGCCAGGAGCCTGTATATCCTGCCAGGAAGTTGGCATTAGATTGTTTTAAAGTCGCTTTTCTCAAAATCATTTCTATGAGAATTCTGTTTGGTGCAATCGTCAAGATCGGCAAGCGATTTAGAAAAAATGTCAATGATATTCTCGGCGGAATGACGCGCGGCTTCTCAGACGACAGTCTGTTACCCCAATTGCGACAACAGCCAACTACAGGAACACTCAGACTTCTAAAACGCCGCCTGGAGACCTACGATTCTCAACGCATCGCTCGACGTATCAAACACGCGCAACTTATCGTCGCAAAGCTGGGACTCGAGAACTTACAACCGGAACTACTCAATAACCAACACTCTTTCTGGTTGTTCCCCTATATCACTGATCGACCTGAAGCACTCATTAATTTCTTAAGAAAACATAGCTTTGACACGACACAACGTGGTCGATTAGAGATTGTCTCGCCACCGCCTGATCATCCAGAACTCAATAGCCCGACAGCAACAGAACTGTTGAAGCAAACCGTGTTTCTTCCTTGTTACACAGAGATACCGGGCGCCGCAATCAACCGCATGTGTGCGCTGATTCTGGACTTCACTACTGATTCCTCTTAG
- a CDS encoding alpha/beta hydrolase: MVRLFLCFFLFCVPGFGISQVFGNEDLKANTKSAQVKTISMVYKKEPRRSLTVYYPDGWKPTAKRSALVIFRCRIPEQREYFRKRGMVIVKPQLAGVNSGKLPGLSLNEIAKLPKPRLQVEDTKSVIRFVRKNASQLGVNPQRIVATGTSGGGDLALQSYLNSAFEDPNDDRSVSHRPNALVLYCPAFDGIDIWYVKMETLLNNTKAKAPSFTPYLLQFIKNTTDDYATPLDHRAKLIEFAAKLGNEQKIDESEIKHFQEILKLFNQRDWQLLHPVEDALKMSASRILAKEPLPPTLIMFGDRDHLFQHQKAFVEKAKAQGQKFELKIFQGAGHSFMLQPAFMEPSTKEVETFLKKQGFLP, encoded by the coding sequence ATGGTTCGCTTGTTCTTGTGTTTCTTTTTGTTCTGCGTTCCTGGCTTTGGAATATCTCAAGTTTTTGGTAACGAAGACTTGAAAGCGAACACAAAAAGTGCGCAAGTCAAAACCATCAGCATGGTCTACAAAAAAGAGCCGCGGCGGTCGCTTACGGTTTATTATCCGGACGGTTGGAAACCAACGGCTAAACGATCGGCGTTGGTGATTTTTCGTTGTCGTATTCCAGAACAGCGCGAGTATTTCAGGAAGCGGGGAATGGTGATCGTCAAGCCGCAGCTCGCCGGTGTGAACTCGGGGAAGCTGCCTGGTTTAAGTTTAAACGAGATCGCGAAATTGCCGAAGCCAAGACTTCAAGTGGAAGACACCAAAAGTGTCATCCGCTTCGTGAGAAAAAATGCCTCGCAACTTGGTGTGAATCCGCAACGGATCGTCGCGACCGGAACTTCCGGTGGTGGAGATCTCGCGCTGCAGTCTTACCTCAATTCTGCATTTGAAGACCCTAATGATGATCGCTCGGTTTCGCATCGTCCCAATGCGCTGGTCCTGTATTGCCCTGCCTTTGACGGAATCGACATCTGGTATGTCAAAATGGAAACACTGTTGAACAATACCAAAGCCAAAGCCCCTTCGTTTACTCCTTATCTTTTACAGTTCATCAAAAATACAACGGACGACTACGCGACGCCCCTGGATCATCGCGCGAAACTGATTGAATTCGCAGCAAAACTGGGCAATGAGCAAAAGATTGACGAATCTGAAATCAAGCATTTTCAGGAAATTCTCAAACTATTTAATCAGCGAGACTGGCAGTTGCTGCATCCCGTCGAAGATGCACTCAAGATGTCGGCTTCCCGAATTCTGGCAAAGGAACCACTCCCGCCCACACTGATCATGTTTGGCGATCGAGATCATCTTTTTCAACACCAGAAAGCGTTCGTTGAAAAAGCAAAAGCACAAGGCCAAAAATTCGAACTAAAGATATTCCAAGGAGCCGGCCACAGCTTCATGCTGCAGCCCGCATTCATGGAGCCAAGTACCAAAGAGGTGGAAACGTTTTTAAAGAAACAGGGATTTCTGCCTTAG
- a CDS encoding PQQ-binding-like beta-propeller repeat protein: protein MKRFTCFAMILTCLLVNASAYAERLVLVSASYGKNIIAICDQQGNVIWSHKTAGPSKGHAGHHDIHLLPNGNILYHDSWTTTTEMTLDKQVVWSYDSATMNGNKGKRVDVHAFARLPNGHTMITESGVGRIIEVDQNGKIEHQFPLKKGGTQSTRLVRITPQGNYLVCSEQPGVVTEYNRKGEVVWDYLIKTRVYGAIRLKNGNTLIASGSGNSVVEVSPEKKVVWEIRGRVPKTDVQLKWTTCLQELDNGNLIIGNCHAGPDNPQIIELDRNRKIVWKFDEYDLVGNGLACWQVLDDSQSDLVRKKLSVLTP from the coding sequence ATGAAACGCTTTACCTGTTTCGCAATGATTCTCACATGCCTGCTTGTCAATGCATCTGCATACGCCGAACGGTTGGTCCTGGTGAGTGCATCCTATGGAAAAAATATTATCGCCATCTGCGATCAGCAAGGCAACGTGATCTGGTCTCACAAAACCGCTGGTCCCTCTAAGGGCCATGCAGGCCATCATGACATCCACCTGCTGCCCAATGGGAACATCCTTTATCACGACAGCTGGACTACAACCACTGAGATGACTTTGGACAAGCAGGTCGTCTGGAGCTACGATTCGGCAACCATGAATGGGAACAAAGGGAAACGCGTCGATGTCCACGCGTTTGCGAGATTACCCAACGGTCATACCATGATCACTGAGAGTGGGGTCGGACGAATTATCGAGGTCGATCAGAATGGAAAAATCGAGCATCAATTCCCACTAAAAAAAGGAGGCACACAGTCGACACGGCTGGTTCGGATCACGCCGCAAGGCAACTACCTCGTTTGCTCAGAACAACCTGGTGTTGTCACCGAATACAATCGAAAAGGTGAGGTCGTCTGGGACTACTTGATTAAGACGCGCGTTTACGGCGCGATCCGCTTAAAAAATGGGAATACGCTCATCGCCTCGGGTAGCGGCAATAGCGTGGTAGAAGTATCTCCCGAAAAAAAGGTTGTCTGGGAAATCAGGGGCCGGGTACCAAAGACCGATGTCCAACTCAAATGGACGACTTGCCTGCAGGAGCTGGATAACGGCAACCTGATTATTGGCAACTGCCATGCGGGGCCAGACAATCCACAGATTATTGAGCTCGATAGAAACAGAAAGATCGTCTGGAAATTTGACGAGTATGATCTGGTAGGCAATGGTCTCGCCTGCTGGCAAGTTCTTGATGACAGTCAATCTGACTTGGTGCGCAAAAAGCTCTCAGTATTAACACCCTAA
- a CDS encoding AraC family transcriptional regulator, with product MSRKISLNQQEESDHLIHPVNNVDANKIDLSYYLPSSQPQKTSSLKQSWNYLSYYHPTPGPFARFTSGHFPPGTRTQKHNHSVIAMHGSLQGPMTLLTPEGGFELDSGDFCMIGPGVDHHWSNKGPHTASTIAFVVDLDRLGHWPEESGIADACHELQTLVKGVQRVSSAENPDLQHAFWRMADQLISEHPHRMLDVTSRLLVFLTLVLDHLAPVSKTSEQDDLALQIRRLLLNRVNDRLTITEVAREVHVSPTLAKSAFRKTYGCGIMAYFNEIKIWQAKRMLGDPTMTVDQVSRKLGFSSPAYFTRTFRKLTGETPSSFRSKRSQPA from the coding sequence ATGAGTCGTAAAATCTCACTCAATCAACAAGAAGAGTCGGACCATCTCATCCATCCTGTGAATAACGTGGATGCCAATAAGATCGATCTCTCATACTATTTGCCCTCTTCCCAACCTCAGAAGACTTCTTCGCTGAAACAGAGCTGGAACTATCTCTCTTATTATCATCCCACGCCGGGACCGTTTGCCCGGTTTACTTCCGGACATTTTCCTCCTGGAACTCGCACTCAGAAGCACAACCATTCTGTCATTGCCATGCATGGTAGTTTGCAGGGACCGATGACGTTGTTGACGCCCGAGGGAGGTTTTGAGTTAGATTCCGGAGACTTTTGTATGATTGGACCGGGAGTAGATCATCATTGGTCCAACAAAGGTCCGCATACGGCATCGACGATTGCATTTGTCGTCGATCTGGATCGTTTAGGTCACTGGCCTGAAGAATCTGGGATCGCCGACGCGTGCCATGAATTGCAGACGTTGGTTAAAGGAGTGCAGCGTGTCAGCTCAGCAGAAAATCCGGATCTGCAACATGCCTTTTGGAGAATGGCGGACCAGTTGATCTCAGAACACCCCCATCGCATGCTGGATGTAACGAGTCGGCTATTAGTGTTTCTCACACTGGTACTCGATCACCTGGCCCCGGTTTCGAAGACCAGCGAACAAGATGATCTAGCACTGCAAATCCGCCGCTTGCTCCTCAATCGTGTGAATGACCGTTTAACAATTACGGAAGTCGCCCGAGAAGTCCACGTCAGCCCGACGCTTGCCAAATCGGCGTTCCGCAAAACATATGGTTGTGGGATTATGGCTTATTTCAACGAAATCAAAATCTGGCAAGCCAAGCGGATGTTAGGCGATCCCACAATGACCGTCGATCAGGTGAGTCGTAAGTTAGGGTTTTCATCACCTGCTTATTTCACGCGCACGTTTCGCAAACTGACAGGCGAAACTCCCAGCAGTTTTCGGAGTAAACGGTCGCAACCTGCATAG
- a CDS encoding antibiotic biosynthesis monooxygenase family protein, whose product MITVGMNYHVIEGKQQSFEDKFAGVIDALKAAEGHDSSTLWKDVSDGASYLITSEWSDEQAFKDFIQSDAFRAVTNWGKEEILSGRPQHKVYKH is encoded by the coding sequence ATGATCACTGTTGGCATGAATTATCACGTTATTGAAGGTAAGCAACAATCATTCGAAGACAAATTTGCCGGCGTGATTGACGCACTCAAGGCTGCTGAAGGTCACGACAGTTCGACTTTGTGGAAAGATGTCAGCGACGGTGCTTCATATTTGATTACCAGCGAATGGTCTGACGAGCAGGCATTTAAAGACTTCATCCAGAGTGATGCCTTCCGGGCTGTCACCAACTGGGGAAAAGAAGAAATCCTTTCCGGCCGACCACAGCATAAGGTTTATAAGCATTAG